In Corynebacterium sp. P4-C1, the sequence TGAATCGATGCCGAGCTGCTCAAGAAACAGCTCGGTGGTGACGTAGCGGTGGGCTCCCGTCGCCTCGTCCGGATCGACTTCGGCAATGAGGCCGCGCAGAGTGAGCGTGCGCATTACACCGTCGACGTTGACCCCGCGCACCCCCGCGACTTGCGCGCGGGTGACCGGCTGCCGGTACGCGACCACGGCGAGCGTCTCCATGGCGGCGCGGCTGAGCTTGGTGTGGGAGCTGTCGACGAGGAACGCTTCCACCGCGTCGGCGTTGTCGGTGC encodes:
- the scpB gene encoding SMC-Scp complex subunit ScpB; protein product: MVSQLRSQIESILLVIDTPAFAADIAGALNAAESDVSACLQEWSDELNARGSGLDLRETAEGWRLYTRTDNADAVEAFLVDSSHTKLSRAAMETLAVVAYRQPVTRAQVAGVRGVNVDGVMRTLTLRGLIAEVDPDEATGAHRYVTTELFLEQLGIDSLDRLPDLAPLLPEVDSIEESW